In Fusarium oxysporum f. sp. lycopersici 4287 chromosome 12, whole genome shotgun sequence, one DNA window encodes the following:
- a CDS encoding hypothetical protein (At least one base has a quality score < 10): protein MGIETAMPWMGESASAQKPPSSFARSSTIELGSPSLYLSHLSPSSGSVSSQIDTDVPRDAVLLVKHYATIVLRGLTPYRHSKTPWHVLFLPHVKSCLAALTLGEKMDHASLCAFYGTLSISAFSLGGIHGYTKWLDQGKAYYQQAHFHVCLMLKTAYDIPKTAKYKSILMALLTMVQIAILSGNRDEAEYFFLETEKFIRTKGLNRRKSRKVRLLHHCYVFERLSHESTFTQSTLNLDHRNRVREAIEASGASAYSQDSLSFRLTTWSNLDQEMHKVKGQEEGENDLHLQHPGIWSATLYPEIFGVPELHLFMLSLVIRLAREKEQNQDEQINSGLTLKEFMARAKAVERWIKQLHVLRQSIWMVEAPVDPEHQQSVNLLNSLADTMQHALSVYFYRRIYDLDPSMLQKHVLGVRDRLLEFDASDAGMGYGSLRLIWPAFVAACETDDNDIRASFVQWFECAAKRSGLRIFTETKERIERIWIGRDSTDRQNGFK from the coding sequence ATGGGCATTGAAACTGCCATGCCTTGGATGGGTGAATCAGCCTCTGCGCAGAAACCTCCTTCATCATTTGCACGGTCTTCTACAATTGAGCTTGGATCTCCAAGTCTTTACCTATCACACCTTTCGCCTAGCTCAGGCTCTGTGTCATCACAAATTGACACAGATGTACCGCGCGACGCTGTGTTACTAGTGAAGCATTACGCGACAATCGTGCTTCGAGGCTTAACTCCATACCGTCACAGCAAGACACCATGGCACGTCCTCTTTCTGCCTCATGTCAAAAGCTGTTTAGCGGCATTGACCCTCGGCGAGAAGATGGACCATGCAAGTCTATGTGCATTCTACGGCACATTATCAATCAGCGCCTTCAGCCTTGGAGGTATTCATGGCTACACCAAATGGCTAGACCAGGGCAAGGCATATTATCAACAAGCCCACTTTCATGTTTGTCTTATGCTCAAGACTGCATATGATATCCCCAAGACGGCAAAATACAAGTCCATACTCATGGCTCTTTTGACCATGGTCCAGATTGCCATACTCTCTGGCAATCGGGATGAAGCCGAATACTTCTTCCTGGAAACGGAGAAGTTCATCCGAACAAAAGGCCTGAACCGACGCAAATCTCGAAAGGTCAGGTTGCTGCATCACTGCTATGTGTTTGAGCGTCTATCGCACGAGAGTACATTTACTCAAAGCACACTGAACTTGGATCATCGTAATCGCGTCCGCGAAGCGATAGAAGCGAGCGGTGCCAGTGCTTATAGTCAGGATAGCTTGTCTTTCCGTCTTACCACGTGGAGTAACTTGGACCAGGAGATGCACAAGGTtaaaggccaagaagaggGCGAAAATGACCTTCACCTTCAACATCCAGGAATATGGTCGGCTACGCTTTATCCTGAGATCTTTGGCGTACCAGAGCTCCACCTCTTTATGCTTTCGCTGGTCATCCGACTTGCACGAGAGAAAGAGCAGAACCAAGATGAACAGATTAATTCTGGTCTGACACTGAAAGAGTTCATGGCTCGAGCAAAAGCGGTTGAGCGATGGATCAAGCAGCTACACGTACTTCGCCAGTCCATATGGATGGTCGAAGCTCCTGTCGATCCAGAACACCAACAGTCCGTCAACCTGTTGAACAGCTTGGCTGATACAATGCAGCACGCGCTTTCTGTGTATTTTTACCGTAGGATATACGATCTGGACCCAAGCATGCTTCAAAAGCATGTTCTTGGCGTGCGCGACCGACTCCTCGAGTTTGATGCATCGGATGCTGGAATGGGATACGGATCTTTGAGACTGATATGGCCTGCTTTTGTTGCAGCTTGTGAGACTGATGATAATGATATACGGGCGTCTTTTGTACAGTGGTTTGAATGCGCTGCAAAGCGAAGTGGGCTGAGAATATTTACGGAAACGAAGGAACGTATTGAACGCATATGGATCGGGAGGGACAGCACCGATAGACAAAACGGGTTCAAATGA